In the genome of Limisphaerales bacterium, one region contains:
- a CDS encoding PilT/PilU family type 4a pilus ATPase — protein sequence MEIAPPAVDPTGTELAPTPPAVEVAPEVEAAPEIAPIELKISADQAVPLSERDRDPKGGILLTEDEDISLRYPAGLLLKSNENSECWNGLEEDKSIKDDDLRLFDLILQDAINEDVADLHIKEDHYVHFRMSRGLRDRDWPKPTRKWIEKVIFNMCPEHFVEKFKEDRETDFSYFNPKFGRFRVNVFSQCDKWALAMRYIKNDLPPIEKLGINPICLKLAEAKRGLTLLAGITGSGKSTTMAAMVMHLNKNFRKHIITIEDPVEMMFEDEQCVIEQREVGLDTMSFQRALKSALREDPDMVLVGEMRDATSIGAAMRAADTGAMVLSTVHTRTAASVPGRLLDFFPEEEREMQRKKYAEVIVGAVAQRMCPTLDGGMVPAQEIMIGTPLVKQKIFDGELNRLPACIDASADDGMLSFNRCMYNLVEEGRISKEIAMDNCTSPQQLEMWFQGIEINTGIV from the coding sequence ATGGAAATCGCCCCACCGGCGGTTGATCCCACCGGCACGGAATTAGCCCCAACCCCTCCTGCTGTTGAAGTAGCCCCGGAGGTTGAAGCCGCTCCTGAAATCGCTCCTATTGAACTCAAGATTTCCGCCGACCAAGCCGTGCCATTGAGCGAACGCGATCGCGATCCCAAAGGCGGCATCCTGCTTACTGAGGACGAGGACATCAGCCTGCGTTACCCCGCCGGCCTGTTGCTCAAATCGAATGAAAATTCAGAGTGTTGGAACGGACTCGAAGAAGATAAGTCCATCAAAGACGATGACCTTCGGCTCTTCGATTTGATTTTGCAGGATGCGATTAATGAAGACGTGGCCGACCTCCACATCAAGGAGGATCACTACGTCCACTTCCGCATGAGCCGCGGCTTACGCGATCGGGATTGGCCCAAGCCCACCCGAAAATGGATTGAAAAAGTCATCTTCAATATGTGCCCCGAGCATTTTGTCGAAAAATTCAAGGAAGACCGCGAGACTGATTTCTCCTATTTCAATCCCAAGTTCGGACGCTTCCGGGTCAACGTGTTTTCCCAATGCGACAAATGGGCATTGGCCATGCGGTACATCAAAAACGACCTTCCCCCCATTGAGAAGCTCGGCATCAATCCCATCTGCCTGAAACTCGCCGAAGCCAAGCGCGGGCTCACGCTTCTGGCCGGCATCACCGGTTCCGGCAAATCCACCACCATGGCCGCCATGGTGATGCATTTGAACAAAAACTTTCGCAAACACATCATCACCATTGAGGACCCCGTGGAAATGATGTTCGAAGACGAACAATGCGTCATCGAACAACGCGAGGTAGGACTCGACACGATGAGCTTTCAGCGGGCTCTCAAAAGCGCCCTGCGGGAAGACCCCGATATGGTGCTCGTGGGCGAGATGCGCGATGCCACCTCCATTGGCGCCGCCATGCGCGCGGCGGATACCGGCGCGATGGTGCTCTCCACCGTACACACCCGAACCGCCGCCTCCGTCCCCGGCCGGTTGTTGGATTTTTTCCCCGAAGAAGAACGCGAAATGCAGCGCAAAAAATATGCTGAAGTCATCGTCGGTGCCGTTGCTCAGCGTATGTGCCCCACGCTGGATGGCGGCATGGTGCCCGCCCAGGAAATCATGATCGGTACGCCGCTGGTGAAACAAAAAATCTTTGATGGCGAACTCAACCGCCTGCCCGCATGCATTGACGCCAGCGCGGATGACGGCATGCTCAGCTTCAACCGCTGCATGTACAACCTCGTAGAAGAAGGCCGCATCTCCAAAGAGATCGCAATGGATAACTGCACCAGCCCGCAACAACTGGAAATGTGGTTTCAAGGCATTGAGATCAACACGGGCATTGTATAA
- the coaD gene encoding pantetheine-phosphate adenylyltransferase produces MGAGRDVGAVRTVIYPGSFDPITNGHLDVIERAAKLFDRVIVAVAVNSSKAPLFTKDQRQAQITEAAAVLGNVEVSAFDGLLVDFARDQKAQAIIRGLRAVSDFEFEFQLALMNRKLEPDIETIFMMPRETYTFLSSKLVKEIAQLGGDVSAFVSPHVERALTECRK; encoded by the coding sequence ATGGGCGCGGGACGGGATGTTGGCGCGGTGCGCACGGTTATTTATCCCGGCAGTTTCGACCCGATCACGAACGGCCATTTGGACGTCATTGAACGGGCGGCGAAGCTGTTCGATCGCGTCATCGTGGCGGTGGCAGTGAATAGCTCGAAAGCGCCGCTCTTCACGAAGGACCAACGGCAAGCGCAGATCACCGAGGCGGCGGCGGTGCTGGGTAATGTGGAGGTGAGTGCCTTTGACGGGTTGCTGGTGGACTTCGCTCGTGACCAAAAAGCACAGGCGATCATTCGCGGGTTGCGGGCGGTGTCGGATTTTGAATTTGAATTTCAGCTCGCATTGATGAACCGCAAGTTGGAGCCGGACATCGAAACAATTTTTATGATGCCGCGCGAAACGTACACGTTTCTCAGCAGCAAACTGGTTAAAGAAATCGCGCAACTCGGCGGCGATGTGAGCGCGTTTGTGTCGCCGCACGTGGAGCGCGCGCTCACCGAGTGCCGTAAATAA
- a CDS encoding DUF177 domain-containing protein, producing MALKIILDDLQDEQLHLEGELTPTELALELGEEEALMKPAGPLAYALTASESDDTLIVFGQLQMDFTAECARCLKPFEFPINLPQWAVALPLKGDDAIEYGWDSVDLTPWLRDDILLRLPQHPLCGPACEGLVFKQESPPPADVADSNTWSKLDDWKQPKS from the coding sequence ATGGCCCTCAAGATTATTTTGGATGATCTCCAAGACGAGCAACTGCACCTCGAAGGCGAGCTCACGCCCACCGAACTTGCGCTGGAACTTGGCGAAGAGGAAGCACTGATGAAGCCGGCCGGGCCGTTGGCGTATGCGCTCACCGCCAGCGAGTCGGACGATACGCTGATCGTCTTTGGCCAGTTGCAAATGGATTTTACCGCCGAATGCGCGCGCTGCCTCAAGCCGTTTGAATTCCCGATCAATTTGCCCCAATGGGCCGTCGCCCTGCCCCTCAAAGGCGACGATGCCATCGAGTATGGTTGGGATTCCGTGGACTTGACTCCATGGCTGCGGGACGATATTCTCCTTCGCCTTCCACAGCATCCGCTGTGTGGCCCCGCGTGCGAAGGACTGGTTTTCAAACAGGAAAGCCCGCCCCCAGCCGACGTGGCCGACTCCAATACTTGGAGCAAGCTGGATGACTGGAAGCAACCAAAGAGTTAG
- a CDS encoding ketoacyl-ACP synthase III: MSDENKLQGCAITGVGSYVPERILANAELEGMVDTTDDWITSRTGIKQRRIAAEGEHTSTLAAHASRKALAQAGLDAADLDLIVVATITPDMPFPATACLVQKELGADKAAAFDLEAACSGFIYALEVGRAFIASGIYQNVLIVGAEKLSSIIDWEDRNTCVLFGDGAGAAVLQRREGARGVLATRLGSDGNKADILAMPGGGCRQPATVDSVNERIHFLKMEGKEVYKNAVNAMTAAAKEVLETSGLTIEDIQCIIPHQANQRIISAIGSRLGAREDQVFVNLQKYGNTSAASVAVALDEALQTGRVKRGDKILIIAFGAGLTWGATVLEW, translated from the coding sequence ATGAGCGACGAAAACAAGCTCCAAGGCTGCGCCATTACCGGCGTAGGCTCATACGTCCCCGAACGTATCCTCGCCAATGCCGAGCTGGAAGGAATGGTCGATACCACCGACGATTGGATCACCTCCCGCACCGGCATCAAACAACGCCGCATCGCCGCCGAAGGCGAGCACACCTCCACCCTCGCCGCGCACGCCTCGCGCAAAGCCCTCGCCCAAGCGGGCTTGGATGCCGCCGACCTGGATCTCATCGTCGTGGCCACCATCACGCCCGACATGCCATTCCCTGCCACCGCGTGCCTCGTGCAAAAAGAACTCGGCGCGGACAAAGCAGCCGCCTTTGATTTGGAAGCCGCCTGTTCCGGATTTATTTACGCCCTCGAAGTCGGCCGCGCTTTTATCGCCAGCGGCATTTATCAAAATGTTCTCATTGTTGGCGCAGAAAAACTTTCCTCAATTATTGACTGGGAAGACCGCAACACCTGCGTCCTCTTCGGCGACGGCGCCGGCGCAGCTGTTCTCCAGCGCCGCGAAGGCGCGCGCGGCGTGCTCGCCACCCGCCTCGGTAGCGACGGCAACAAAGCCGATATCCTCGCTATGCCCGGTGGCGGTTGCCGCCAACCCGCCACCGTCGATTCAGTGAACGAACGCATCCACTTCCTCAAAATGGAGGGCAAGGAAGTTTATAAAAACGCCGTTAATGCCATGACCGCCGCCGCCAAGGAAGTGCTCGAAACCAGCGGCCTCACCATCGAAGACATCCAGTGCATCATTCCGCACCAAGCCAATCAGCGCATCATCAGCGCCATCGGCAGCCGCCTCGGCGCGCGTGAAGATCAGGTATTTGTCAACCTCCAAAAATACGGCAACACCTCCGCCGCCAGCGTCGCCGTCGCCCTGGACGAAGCCCTCCAAACCGGCAGAGTAAAACGCGGCGACAAAATCCTAATCATCGCCTTCGGCGCAGGATTAACGTGGGGCGCCACGGTTCTGGAATGGTGA
- the rpmF gene encoding 50S ribosomal protein L32: MPVPKRRTSRSRRRKRLASNSALTLPQVQSCPQCDEPAQAHRVCPSCGYYKGRQVLTVKSQG; encoded by the coding sequence ATGCCCGTACCAAAACGCAGAACCTCACGCAGCCGCCGCCGCAAGCGCCTGGCCTCCAATAGCGCACTCACGCTGCCCCAGGTTCAATCCTGCCCGCAATGTGACGAGCCCGCTCAAGCGCACCGCGTGTGCCCAAGCTGCGGCTATTACAAAGGCCGCCAAGTGCTCACTGTGAAAAGCCAGGGCTAA